The Euleptes europaea isolate rEulEur1 chromosome 2, rEulEur1.hap1, whole genome shotgun sequence genome has a segment encoding these proteins:
- the CDC7 gene encoding cell division cycle 7-related protein kinase, producing MEAAHEDGPHLHCEDPRKKYEHNKKLIGASTDTEKLYQAVPQLGNMFKIKGKIGEGTFSSVYLAIAQLRGGREEKVALKHLVPTSHPFRIAAELQCLIIAGGQDNVMGVKYCIRKNDHVVIVMPYLEHESFLDILNSLSFEEVRDYMFNLIKALRRIHHFGIVHRDIKPSNFLYNRQLKEYALVDFGLAQGTPDTKIDLLKGAQSEAQQGSFAYKPHLTLGSQVSVISTASRQLAHQSASKTAPKRPCSFPQAQIKQGHKRKEGSECHSIQRSVFGERNFNVRSSTFQDSSTVKLIKHPRVTDIASKKLSAKKKITSAVNNGLAKKAASTCPANLTCNCYAKDRVCSICLSRRQQVAPRAGTPGFRAPEVLTKCPTQTTAIDMWAAGIVFLSLLSGRYPFYKASDDLTALAQIMTIRGSKETIQAAKTFGKSILCSKEIPAQDLRKLCERLRGKSISSDVSTGDVQINPSQEHVLPPEISNNSEFVSQTPQKYIQYQKKNCHDGDGMNVRTSETAADLKGWDKVPDEAYNLLDKLLDLNPATRMTAKDALLHPLFKNMKP from the exons GGGCAAGTACGGATACTGAAAAGCTGTATCAAGCAGTGCCGCAGCTTGGCAATATGTTCAAAATTAAGGGAAAAATTGGTGAAG GTACATTTAGCTCTGTTTATTTGGCCATAGCCCAATTACGAGGAGGTCGTGAAGAAAAAGTAGCTTTGAAACACCTGGTGCCTACCAGTCATCCTTTTCGAATTGCTGCTGAACTTCAGTGTCTTATAATTGCTGG GGGGCAGGATAACGTCATGGGAGTTAAATATTGCATTAGAAAAAATGACCATGTGGTTATTGTTATGCCTTATCTGGAACATGAATCCTTTTTG GACATCTTGAACTCTCTTTCTTTTGAAGAAGTAAGAGATTATATGTTCAACCTCATTAAAGCATTGAGGCGCATTCATCATTTTGGTATTGTTCACCGGGATATCAAACCCAGTAACTTCTTATATAACAGACAGCTGAAAGA GTATGCCCTTGTTGACTTTGGTCTGGCACAAGGAACTCCTGACACAAAAATAGATCTTCTCAAAGGTGCCCAGTCGGAAGCCCAGCAGGGAAGTTTTGCATACAAGCCTCACCTAACTTTGGGAAGTCAGGTTTCTGTCATTTCCACAGCATCTAGACAGCTAGCTCATCAGTCAGCCTCCAAAACTGCCCCTAAAAGGCCCTGTTCCTTTCCACAAGCACAGATTAAACAAGGACACAAAAGAAAG GAGGGGTCCGAGTGCCATTCTATTCAGCGATCTGTCTTTGGTGAGAGAAATTTCAATGTCCGAAGTTCCACATTTCAAGACAGCTCAACAGTTAAG CTCATAAAGCATCCCAGGGTGACTGATATTGCATCTAAAAAACTGTCGGCAAAGAAGAAGATAACTTCTGCTGTGAATAATGGCTTAGCCAAGAAAGCTGCCAGCACTTGTCCAGCTAACTTGACTTGCAACTGTTATGCGAAAGACAGAGTCTGCAGTATTTGTCTCTCAAG GCGTCAGCAGGTTGCCCCAAGGGCAGGCACACCTGGATTCAGAGCACCAGAGGTATTAACCAAGTGCCCTACTCAAACTACAG caaTTGACATGTGGGCTGCAGGAATTGTATTCCTTTCTCTGTTGAGTGGCCGGTATCCATTTTATAAAGCAAGTGATGATTTAACAGCTTTGGCACAGATCATGACTATTCGAGGTTCCAAGGAAACTATTCAGGCTGCTAAAACATTTG GTAAATCAATATTGTGCAGCAAAGAAATCCCAGCACAGGATTTAAGAAAGTTGTGTGAAAGGCTGAGAGGAAAAAGTATTAGCTCTGATGTTTCAACAGGTGATGTACAGATCAACCCTTCTCAGGAACATGTGTTACCACCTGAAATAAGCAATAATTCAGAGTTTGTGTCTCAGACACCCCAAAAATACATCCAGTATCAGAAGAAAAATTGTCATGACGGTGATGGCATGAATGTTAGGACTTCAGAAACAGCAGCTGATCTGAAAGGATGGGACAAGGTCCCTGATGAGGCCTATAATCTTCTTGATAAGCTGCTAGACCTAAATCCTGCAACAAGAATGACTGCAAAGGATGCCTTGCTCCATCCTCTTTTCAAAAATATGAAGCCATGA